One Nonomuraea angiospora DNA segment encodes these proteins:
- a CDS encoding YlbL family protein has protein sequence MSRRALTLLLAGFLVLALGVVGAFSPVPYVVLSPGPTENTIGEVDKKPVISIKGRETYPTSGALSLVTVAYQGGPAAQIDLLTALRGWIDPTVAVVPQETIFAPNRDPKEVEEENTVEMTNSQDSARAAALNELKIPFNMVVTVVSTEKGRPADGKLLKGDEINSVDGKPAKDVDVVGDAVKAHKPGDNVAFSVTRGGQKLDVTVPTVAGPKGQTLVGVVMQAKYKFPFDVDINVGDVGGPSAGLMFSLGIVDKLTPGEITGGKRIAGTGTIQPSGEVGAIGGIAQKMVGAKDSGATVFLTPADNCAEAMQAVPDGLRLVRADTLHDAVLALDALRTGKGNVPACEAG, from the coding sequence ATGTCACGACGCGCCCTGACCCTTCTGCTCGCGGGATTCCTCGTGCTCGCGCTCGGCGTGGTGGGCGCGTTCAGTCCGGTCCCGTACGTCGTGCTGAGCCCCGGCCCGACCGAGAACACGATCGGCGAGGTCGACAAGAAGCCCGTGATCTCGATCAAGGGGCGGGAGACATACCCGACCAGCGGCGCGCTGAGCCTGGTCACGGTGGCCTACCAAGGCGGCCCGGCCGCCCAGATCGACCTGCTGACGGCGTTGCGCGGCTGGATCGACCCGACCGTGGCGGTGGTCCCGCAGGAGACCATCTTCGCTCCCAACCGCGACCCCAAGGAGGTCGAGGAGGAGAACACGGTCGAGATGACCAACTCCCAGGACTCCGCCAGGGCCGCCGCCCTCAACGAGCTCAAGATCCCCTTCAACATGGTCGTGACCGTGGTCTCCACGGAAAAGGGCCGGCCCGCCGACGGCAAGCTGCTGAAGGGCGACGAGATCAACTCCGTGGACGGCAAGCCCGCGAAGGACGTCGACGTCGTGGGTGACGCGGTCAAGGCGCACAAACCGGGCGACAACGTGGCCTTCTCCGTCACCAGGGGAGGCCAGAAGCTCGACGTCACCGTGCCCACCGTGGCCGGCCCCAAGGGGCAGACCCTCGTGGGCGTGGTCATGCAGGCCAAGTACAAGTTCCCGTTCGACGTCGACATCAACGTCGGCGACGTCGGCGGGCCGAGCGCGGGGCTGATGTTCTCGCTCGGCATAGTCGACAAGCTGACGCCCGGCGAGATCACCGGCGGCAAGCGGATCGCCGGCACCGGCACGATCCAGCCGTCGGGCGAGGTCGGCGCGATCGGCGGCATCGCCCAGAAGATGGTGGGCGCGAAAGACTCCGGCGCGACGGTCTTCCTGACGCCCGCCGACAACTGCGCCGAGGCCATGCAAGCCGTGCCCGACGGGCTCCGGCTGGTCAGGGCCGACACGCTGCATGACGCGGTGCTGGCGCTCGACGCGCTGCGCACCGGCAAGGGCAACGTGCCCGCGTGCGAGGCCGGATGA
- a CDS encoding molybdenum cofactor biosynthesis protein MoaE, translating into MDVIRLLGIRDTPLSTDEVLAAVGDHAAGGTAVFVGTVREQDHGKPVTRLSYSAHPSAEAELRQVAEKVAADFPVTALAAVHRVGDLELGEAAVIVAVAAPHRDEAFKASRRLIDDLKANVPIWKHQVFADGETEWVGAGE; encoded by the coding sequence GTGGACGTCATCCGCTTGCTCGGCATTCGTGATACCCCGCTCTCCACCGACGAGGTGCTGGCCGCCGTGGGCGACCACGCCGCCGGCGGCACCGCCGTCTTCGTGGGCACCGTGCGCGAGCAGGACCACGGAAAGCCGGTGACCAGGCTCTCCTACTCGGCCCACCCCTCGGCGGAGGCCGAGCTGCGGCAGGTCGCCGAGAAGGTGGCCGCCGACTTCCCCGTGACGGCGCTGGCCGCCGTCCACCGCGTGGGCGACCTGGAGCTGGGCGAGGCGGCCGTCATCGTCGCGGTGGCCGCACCCCACAGGGACGAGGCGTTCAAGGCCTCGAGACGGCTGATCGACGACCTCAAGGCAAACGTCCCCATCTGGAAACACCAGGTGTTCGCCGACGGTGAGACCGAATGGGTCGGCGCCGGCGAATAA
- a CDS encoding NAD-dependent epimerase/dehydratase family protein — protein sequence MVPTSKRPSQPVVAVTGAASGIGRELLARLVSSADFRRVVAIDEERGDVGEATWRVIDVRDPLLANRISDIDVLVHLAGDYAVDSDPSERRAYNLRAAQTVLTASAAARVRRVVLVTSAMVYGAAPDNEVPLPEDAPVAAEPDTGVVGDYLEIESLVRRSLRSHPGLEVTVLRPAAVVGPGADTVITRHFESPRLLTVKGCNPRWQFCHIDDLVSALELAARGAVTGVVAVGSDGWMEQEQVEELSNIRRFELPAGLTFSTAQRLHRLGITPAPATDLHYVVYPWVVDCTALREAGWKPSWTNEAAFEQLLELRENRTTVVGRRLPVKEATLTAAGATVAVIGTAAIVRQVRKKRRA from the coding sequence CTGGTGCCTACCTCGAAACGCCCGAGCCAACCCGTAGTCGCCGTCACCGGAGCGGCCTCCGGCATAGGCCGAGAGCTGCTCGCGAGGCTCGTATCCTCCGCGGATTTCCGCAGGGTGGTGGCCATTGACGAGGAGCGCGGAGATGTTGGGGAAGCCACGTGGAGAGTGATCGACGTACGGGATCCGCTCTTGGCGAACCGGATCTCCGACATCGACGTCCTGGTCCACCTGGCCGGTGACTACGCCGTCGACTCCGACCCGTCCGAGCGGCGGGCGTACAACCTGCGGGCCGCCCAGACGGTGCTGACGGCCAGCGCGGCGGCGCGCGTGCGGCGTGTGGTGCTGGTCACGAGCGCGATGGTGTACGGCGCCGCGCCCGACAACGAGGTGCCCCTGCCCGAGGACGCCCCCGTGGCGGCCGAGCCCGACACCGGCGTCGTGGGCGACTACCTGGAGATCGAGTCCCTCGTACGCCGGTCGCTGCGCAGCCACCCCGGCCTGGAGGTCACCGTGCTGCGCCCGGCCGCGGTCGTCGGCCCGGGAGCGGACACCGTCATCACCCGTCACTTCGAGTCGCCGAGGCTCCTGACGGTCAAGGGCTGCAACCCGCGCTGGCAGTTCTGCCACATCGACGACCTGGTCTCCGCCCTGGAGCTGGCCGCCCGCGGCGCCGTCACGGGCGTGGTCGCCGTCGGCTCCGACGGATGGATGGAGCAGGAGCAGGTCGAGGAGCTGTCGAACATCCGCAGGTTCGAGCTGCCCGCGGGGCTGACGTTCAGCACGGCCCAGCGCCTCCACCGGCTCGGCATCACGCCGGCCCCGGCGACCGACCTGCACTACGTCGTCTACCCGTGGGTCGTCGACTGCACGGCGCTGCGCGAGGCGGGCTGGAAGCCCTCGTGGACGAACGAGGCCGCGTTCGAGCAGCTCCTGGAGCTGCGCGAGAACAGGACGACCGTGGTCGGCCGGCGCCTGCCCGTCAAGGAGGCCACGCTCACCGCGGCCGGCGCCACCGTGGCCGTCATCGGCACCGCGGCGATCGTCCGCCAGGTGCGCAAGAAGCGGCGCGCCTGA
- a CDS encoding zinc-dependent metalloprotease: MTDLPGRENDPNENPFAMFGNPEQMAQAMRQFADMLSAPQGSGPVNWDMAKNIARHAVVAQGDPSVMEGERRQIVDALSLADLWLNEATTLPSGVSNPRAWSRSEWIENTVPVWRKLCEPIAERMVETMGGALGGSGLPPEAQQMAGPLLGMLKQMGGMMVGQQIGQALGSLAREVVGTTDIGLPLSDTAALLPGGIASFSEGLEIPSDEIRLYLALREAAHHRLFQHVPWLRSHLLGAVEEYAKGITVDTSALEEQIRGLDINNPEAIQEALSGGNLLKPEETERQKAALARLETMLALVEGWVATVVDRAAEGKLPSAVALAETVRRRRATGGPAELTFGTLVGLELRPRRLREAAALWRALESERGIEGRDALWGHPDLMPTADDLDDPDAFVRGEAAWDISQLEAKPEDKDDEDDKGDES, from the coding sequence GTGACTGACCTGCCAGGTCGCGAAAACGACCCTAACGAGAACCCGTTCGCCATGTTCGGCAACCCTGAGCAGATGGCTCAGGCGATGCGCCAGTTCGCCGACATGCTGTCGGCACCGCAGGGCTCAGGCCCTGTCAACTGGGACATGGCGAAGAACATCGCCCGGCACGCCGTGGTCGCCCAAGGCGATCCGAGCGTCATGGAAGGCGAGCGCCGTCAGATCGTCGACGCGCTGAGCCTGGCCGACCTGTGGCTTAACGAGGCGACGACGCTGCCCAGCGGCGTGTCCAACCCGCGGGCCTGGAGCCGGTCCGAGTGGATCGAGAACACCGTCCCGGTCTGGCGCAAGCTCTGCGAGCCGATCGCGGAGCGCATGGTCGAGACCATGGGCGGCGCGCTCGGCGGATCCGGGCTGCCTCCCGAGGCCCAGCAGATGGCCGGCCCGCTGCTCGGCATGCTCAAGCAGATGGGCGGCATGATGGTCGGCCAGCAGATCGGGCAGGCGCTCGGCTCGCTGGCCCGCGAGGTGGTCGGCACCACCGACATCGGCCTGCCGCTGTCCGACACGGCCGCGCTGCTGCCGGGGGGCATCGCCTCCTTCAGCGAGGGCCTGGAGATCCCGTCCGACGAGATCAGGCTCTACCTGGCGCTGCGCGAGGCCGCGCACCACCGGCTGTTCCAGCACGTCCCGTGGCTGCGCTCCCACCTGCTGGGCGCGGTCGAGGAATACGCCAAGGGCATCACGGTCGACACCTCGGCGCTCGAAGAGCAGATCCGCGGGCTCGACATCAACAATCCTGAGGCGATCCAGGAGGCGCTGAGCGGGGGCAACCTGCTCAAGCCCGAGGAGACCGAGCGGCAGAAGGCCGCTCTGGCGCGGCTGGAGACGATGCTCGCCCTGGTCGAGGGGTGGGTGGCCACCGTGGTCGACCGGGCCGCCGAGGGCAAGCTGCCCTCCGCCGTGGCGCTGGCGGAGACCGTACGCCGGCGGCGCGCGACCGGTGGGCCCGCGGAGCTGACGTTCGGCACGCTGGTGGGGCTGGAGCTGCGGCCCCGGCGGCTGCGTGAGGCGGCGGCGCTGTGGCGCGCGCTGGAGAGCGAGCGCGGGATCGAGGGGCGCGACGCGCTGTGGGGCCACCCCGATCTCATGCCGACGGCCGACGACCTCGACGATCCCGACGCGTTCGTACGCGGTGAGGCCGCCTGGGACATCTCCCAGCTGGAGGCCAAGCCGGAGGACAAGGACGACGAGGACGACAAGGGCGACGAGAGTTGA
- a CDS encoding NUDIX hydrolase, translating into MSLHGDAVAVLSAWSAPTPEEEALRLEFLEHLRAHDDAMLRECVPGHLTATTAVLSHDGTQVLLTLHPKAKMWLPMGGHCEISDMSLAEVALREAWEESGISGLELLPGPLAVDRHEVWCHPPRSWHLDVEYAAVAPPGADAVISEESLDLRWFPVDAIPELSDEATRRLAARGRAALSSGTRAFG; encoded by the coding sequence TTGAGCCTGCACGGCGACGCGGTGGCGGTGCTGTCCGCGTGGAGCGCGCCCACGCCCGAGGAAGAGGCGTTGCGCCTGGAGTTCCTGGAGCATTTGCGGGCGCATGACGACGCGATGCTGCGGGAATGCGTACCGGGGCATCTGACGGCGACGACGGCGGTGCTGTCGCATGACGGCACGCAGGTGCTGCTCACGCTGCATCCGAAGGCCAAGATGTGGCTGCCCATGGGTGGCCACTGCGAGATTTCCGACATGTCGCTCGCGGAGGTTGCTCTGCGGGAAGCATGGGAGGAGTCGGGAATTTCCGGGCTTGAGCTGCTACCTGGGCCGCTCGCGGTCGACAGGCACGAGGTGTGGTGCCATCCCCCGCGCAGCTGGCATCTCGACGTCGAGTACGCGGCCGTGGCCCCGCCCGGCGCCGATGCCGTGATCAGCGAGGAGTCGCTCGACCTGCGCTGGTTCCCCGTGGACGCGATCCCCGAGCTGTCCGACGAGGCGACGCGGCGGTTGGCCGCACGCGGACGGGCGGCGCTTAGCTCGGGCACACGCGCGTTTGGCTAG
- a CDS encoding endonuclease/exonuclease/phosphatase family protein has translation METSAVGGTIVTPGRKRRKFPATALTWLAVTPFAAWAVVRVAGLERGSLPTQIMTATPYAAAGSLVPLLIAAVGRKRAATAVALLATTALGFSVLPRALGRAEATTGRPLKVMTINMLFGRADAATIMELVREFQPDVLSTQELTPGAVTDLDEAGLKELMPYRVLQDEWSAGGSGLYSRHPVEPLWDVMPPVGHQMPAALISLPGGKPVEFIDAHPFPPLGPQVVEWNEAMAAFPSASPDRIRIIAGDFNASLDHAALRGLLARGYKDAADTVGAGLIPTWPANKRVPPIITIDHVLVDERVGVKEVSVRDVPKTDHRAVLAELTVP, from the coding sequence GTGGAGACTTCTGCCGTCGGCGGCACCATCGTGACACCCGGGCGCAAGCGCCGGAAGTTCCCCGCAACGGCCTTGACCTGGCTGGCCGTGACCCCGTTCGCGGCATGGGCGGTGGTGCGGGTGGCCGGTCTGGAGCGGGGGTCGCTGCCCACGCAGATCATGACCGCCACCCCGTACGCCGCGGCCGGCTCGCTGGTCCCGCTCCTGATCGCCGCGGTCGGGCGTAAGCGGGCCGCGACCGCCGTCGCGCTGCTGGCCACGACCGCGCTCGGCTTCAGCGTGCTGCCCAGGGCGCTGGGCAGGGCGGAGGCCACCACGGGCAGGCCGCTGAAGGTCATGACGATCAACATGCTGTTCGGCCGGGCCGACGCGGCGACGATCATGGAGCTGGTACGCGAGTTCCAGCCCGACGTGCTCAGCACGCAGGAGCTCACCCCCGGGGCGGTCACCGACCTCGACGAGGCCGGGCTCAAGGAGCTGATGCCGTACCGCGTGCTGCAGGACGAGTGGAGCGCCGGCGGGAGCGGGCTCTACTCCAGGCATCCGGTGGAGCCTCTGTGGGACGTGATGCCGCCGGTCGGGCATCAGATGCCCGCCGCGCTGATCTCGCTGCCCGGCGGGAAGCCGGTCGAGTTCATCGACGCGCATCCGTTCCCGCCGCTCGGGCCCCAGGTCGTCGAGTGGAACGAGGCCATGGCGGCCTTTCCCTCCGCTTCCCCCGACCGGATCCGGATCATCGCCGGTGACTTCAACGCCTCGCTCGACCACGCCGCCCTGCGCGGGCTGCTGGCTCGCGGCTACAAGGACGCGGCCGACACCGTGGGAGCCGGGCTGATACCGACGTGGCCGGCGAACAAGCGGGTGCCGCCGATCATCACGATCGACCACGTGCTGGTGGACGAGCGGGTGGGGGTGAAGGAGGTCAGCGTGCGCGACGTGCCGAAGACCGACCACCGGGCGGTGCTGGCCGAGCTCACCGTGCCCTGA
- a CDS encoding M48 metallopeptidase family protein encodes MLLPAWLSGEDADEWVSRMLDRLAAKERRRRPTDEALLERARELSAKFLDGKAEPASVRWVDNQQHRWGSCTPENGTIRISTRLKGLPEWVINYVIIHELVHLLVPSHGTKFWALVEQYPKAERARGFLEGFSAAAQTAPEEC; translated from the coding sequence GTGCTCCTGCCCGCCTGGCTGAGTGGCGAAGACGCAGATGAATGGGTGAGCCGGATGCTGGATCGGCTGGCTGCGAAGGAACGCCGACGAAGGCCCACCGACGAGGCGCTGCTCGAACGAGCCAGAGAGCTGTCAGCGAAATTCCTCGACGGCAAGGCGGAGCCGGCGAGCGTGCGCTGGGTCGACAACCAGCAGCACCGCTGGGGCTCGTGCACCCCCGAGAACGGCACGATCAGGATCTCGACCAGGCTCAAGGGCCTGCCCGAATGGGTCATCAACTACGTGATCATCCACGAGCTGGTGCATCTGCTGGTGCCCAGTCACGGGACCAAGTTCTGGGCGCTGGTAGAACAGTATCCCAAGGCCGAACGCGCGCGCGGGTTTCTGGAGGGATTCTCGGCCGCGGCCCAGACGGCACCGGAGGAGTGTTGA
- a CDS encoding ABC1 kinase family protein: MSDLPRRAVTRSAKLATLPLGFAGRAALGLGKRLGGKSAEIVAQEVQQRTAEQIFKVLGELKGGAMKLGQALSIFEAALPQEIVGPYRATLTKLQDAAPPLPVSTVHKVLTEQLGDDWRENFLSFDDQPTAAASIGQVHKAVWHDGREVAVKIQYPGAGKALLGDFAQLARLGKLFGVMLPGLDVKAVLAELRERIAEELDYLREAEAQHAFALEFNDDPDFHVPDVVAANEMVLVSEWMDGTPLSRVITEGTKEQRDRAGLLFVRFLFCSPARVGMLHADPHPGNFRMLANGKLGVLDFGAVNRLPGGYPKAFGQLTRIFNEGDMETVMAGLRREGFIRSGIEIDPDALRAFLAPYVEPTAVEEFTFSREWLQAQAASVTDLRPTNVVRQLNLPASYVLIHRVHAAGIGVLCQLGTTARFRDEVIRWVPGFTDDPNDEALAIG; encoded by the coding sequence GTGAGCGATCTTCCGCGCCGTGCTGTCACGCGTTCCGCCAAGCTGGCCACCCTTCCGCTCGGTTTCGCCGGCCGCGCCGCTCTCGGGCTGGGCAAGAGGCTCGGCGGCAAGTCCGCGGAGATCGTGGCTCAGGAGGTTCAGCAGCGTACGGCCGAGCAGATCTTCAAGGTGCTCGGCGAGCTCAAGGGCGGCGCGATGAAGCTCGGGCAGGCGCTGTCCATCTTCGAGGCGGCGCTGCCGCAGGAGATCGTCGGTCCCTATCGAGCCACGCTGACCAAGCTTCAGGACGCCGCTCCCCCGCTGCCCGTGTCCACCGTTCACAAGGTGCTCACCGAGCAGTTGGGTGACGACTGGCGGGAAAACTTCCTGTCGTTCGACGACCAGCCGACGGCCGCGGCGTCCATCGGCCAGGTGCACAAGGCCGTGTGGCACGACGGCAGGGAGGTGGCCGTCAAGATCCAGTATCCGGGGGCGGGCAAGGCTCTGCTCGGCGACTTCGCGCAGCTGGCGCGGCTGGGCAAGCTGTTCGGCGTGATGTTGCCCGGCCTCGACGTGAAGGCCGTGCTGGCGGAGCTGCGCGAACGGATCGCGGAGGAGCTCGACTATCTCCGGGAGGCCGAGGCCCAGCACGCCTTCGCGCTGGAGTTCAACGACGATCCCGACTTCCACGTCCCCGATGTGGTCGCGGCCAACGAGATGGTGCTGGTCAGTGAGTGGATGGACGGCACCCCGCTGTCCCGCGTCATCACCGAGGGCACCAAGGAGCAGCGTGACCGAGCGGGCTTACTCTTCGTACGCTTCCTCTTCTGCTCCCCCGCACGGGTCGGGATGCTCCACGCCGACCCGCACCCGGGCAACTTCCGCATGCTGGCCAACGGCAAGCTCGGCGTCCTCGACTTCGGCGCGGTCAACCGCCTGCCCGGGGGCTACCCCAAGGCGTTCGGGCAGCTGACGCGGATCTTCAACGAGGGCGACATGGAGACCGTCATGGCGGGCCTGCGCCGGGAAGGCTTCATCCGCAGCGGCATCGAGATCGATCCGGACGCGCTGCGGGCCTTTCTCGCGCCGTATGTGGAGCCGACGGCGGTGGAGGAGTTCACGTTCAGCCGGGAGTGGCTGCAGGCTCAGGCCGCGAGTGTGACAGATCTGCGGCCTACCAACGTGGTCCGTCAACTCAACCTGCCTGCCTCGTACGTGCTCATCCACCGGGTCCATGCGGCGGGCATCGGCGTCCTCTGCCAGCTGGGCACCACGGCGCGCTTTCGCGACGAGGTGATCCGCTGGGTCCCCGGCTTCACCGACGACCCCAACGACGAGGCCCTTGCCATCGGTTGA
- a CDS encoding SDR family NAD(P)-dependent oxidoreductase has product MTNSEQTTVLITGGNKGLGFEAARRLGEQGWTIFLGSRDEGRGREAAAKLTDGGANVVMVPLDVTSDESVKDAVRLVREHTGRLDVLINNAGAPGRAIAPADATVDEIHSVYDTNVYGPIRVTHAFLPLLQAADNPRVVMVSSAVGAFSVVTDPEQTASKMHELAYSSSKAALNMITVRYAQALPEIKFNLITPGEVANRKFTATDMNNHTGQLTVTEGTDPIIKLAMIDADGPTGIFIDRLGPVAW; this is encoded by the coding sequence ATGACGAACTCGGAACAGACCACAGTCCTGATCACCGGCGGCAACAAGGGGCTCGGTTTTGAGGCGGCCCGGCGGCTGGGCGAGCAGGGCTGGACGATCTTCCTCGGCTCGCGCGACGAAGGCCGAGGGCGGGAAGCTGCCGCCAAGCTGACCGACGGCGGCGCGAACGTGGTCATGGTCCCGCTGGACGTGACCTCGGATGAGTCGGTGAAGGACGCGGTACGGCTCGTTCGCGAACACACCGGCCGACTGGATGTCCTGATCAACAACGCCGGCGCGCCGGGAAGGGCCATCGCGCCTGCGGACGCGACGGTTGACGAGATCCACTCCGTCTACGACACCAACGTGTACGGACCGATCAGGGTCACGCATGCGTTCCTTCCCTTGCTGCAGGCGGCGGACAATCCGCGGGTGGTGATGGTGTCCAGCGCCGTCGGTGCCTTCTCGGTCGTCACCGACCCGGAGCAGACCGCCTCAAAAATGCACGAGCTCGCCTACAGCTCGTCGAAGGCGGCGCTGAACATGATCACCGTCCGGTACGCCCAAGCGCTCCCAGAGATCAAATTCAACCTGATCACTCCCGGAGAAGTCGCCAACCGCAAGTTCACCGCCACCGACATGAACAATCACACCGGCCAGCTGACGGTCACCGAGGGCACCGATCCGATCATCAAGCTCGCGATGATCGACGCCGACGGTCCGACCGGCATCTTCATCGACCGCCTTGGCCCAGTCGCCTGGTGA
- a CDS encoding DoxX family protein: MNLALWIAAGLLAVVAVSGGISKTFVPKEKLAVVRGGGWTADASAGFVRTLGVLELLAAVGLIVPAVLDIAPVLVPVTALCWILLMLGAMITHGRRGEAAFVVLNLIYLAVAAFIVWGRFGPGPFSG; encoded by the coding sequence ATGAACCTCGCGTTGTGGATCGCTGCCGGGCTGCTGGCCGTGGTGGCGGTGAGCGGCGGGATCAGCAAGACGTTCGTGCCCAAGGAGAAGCTGGCTGTGGTCCGTGGCGGGGGGTGGACCGCAGACGCCAGCGCAGGATTCGTCCGGACCTTGGGCGTCCTTGAGCTGTTGGCTGCGGTGGGCTTGATCGTGCCCGCTGTGCTCGACATCGCGCCGGTTCTGGTGCCGGTGACCGCGCTGTGCTGGATTCTGCTGATGCTCGGCGCGATGATCACCCACGGCCGGCGTGGCGAAGCCGCGTTCGTGGTGCTGAATCTGATCTATCTCGCGGTTGCGGCGTTCATTGTGTGGGGCCGCTTCGGTCCCGGGCCTTTCAGCGGGTGA
- a CDS encoding RNA polymerase sigma-70 factor, translating to MSRAEEFQGLRPLLFSLAYRILGSVSEAEDAVQETWLRFEAAATEPRSTKAFLSATVTRISIDVLRSARVRREEYVGPWLPEPLLADPYQDPERSAELADSLSMAALVLLERLSPLERAVFVLREVFDFGFPEVASAVGRSEAACRQLAVRARRHMAAGRPRFEADRKEREELASRFFDALREGDVVGLQNLLAADVSMVGDGGGKAPQLAKAVVGAQNVARLLASAFPRMALVGVTCEPHEVNGQPGAIFRDRDGKVLHTLTLDVLDGQIQTIRAVINPDKLGHLGSVADAWAIDREVRQVRRPVE from the coding sequence ATGAGCAGGGCCGAGGAGTTTCAGGGGCTGCGGCCGCTGTTGTTCTCGCTCGCGTACCGGATTCTGGGCAGCGTGAGCGAGGCCGAGGACGCGGTCCAGGAGACCTGGCTGCGCTTCGAGGCCGCCGCGACCGAGCCCAGGTCGACCAAGGCGTTCCTGTCGGCCACGGTGACCCGGATCTCCATCGACGTGCTGCGCTCGGCCCGCGTCCGGCGGGAGGAGTACGTCGGGCCATGGCTTCCCGAGCCGCTGCTCGCCGACCCTTACCAGGACCCGGAGCGGTCTGCGGAGCTGGCCGACTCGTTGTCGATGGCGGCCTTGGTGCTGCTGGAGCGGCTGTCCCCGCTTGAGCGGGCGGTCTTCGTGCTGCGGGAGGTGTTCGACTTCGGCTTTCCCGAGGTCGCGTCGGCCGTGGGGCGTTCGGAGGCGGCGTGTCGCCAGCTGGCGGTACGGGCGCGGCGCCATATGGCCGCAGGCCGGCCCCGCTTCGAGGCGGATCGCAAGGAGCGGGAAGAGCTGGCGTCGCGATTCTTCGACGCCCTCCGCGAAGGCGACGTCGTCGGTCTGCAGAACCTGCTGGCCGCCGACGTGTCGATGGTCGGAGACGGCGGCGGGAAGGCTCCGCAGTTGGCCAAGGCCGTCGTCGGCGCCCAGAACGTGGCCCGGCTGCTCGCCTCCGCCTTCCCCCGGATGGCCCTGGTCGGCGTGACGTGCGAGCCGCACGAGGTCAACGGCCAGCCGGGCGCGATCTTCCGCGACCGGGACGGCAAGGTGCTTCACACCCTGACGCTCGATGTGCTCGATGGGCAGATCCAGACGATCCGCGCGGTGATCAACCCCGACAAGCTCGGGCACCTGGGCTCAGTGGCGGACGCCTGGGCAATCGACCGCGAAGTAAGGCAGGTACGCCGGCCCGTGGAGTAG
- a CDS encoding TetR/AcrR family transcriptional regulator translates to MPRDVSIPKELGALRQGLLDAAMRVLREQGALHLTLRRVADVAGTSTMGIYTCFGGRAGLLEAIYEYGFSILHDAMTTSLNGHTDPLARIMAVARGYREFALADPALYALMFERPLPDFDPSPQRRNDALGLTFDLLTQATSAAAQTGLIQSNDPVRAAYLVWTTIHGIVSIELTCSLRSPLPGWFLNSREEGERVLTDGVHALLAGLT, encoded by the coding sequence GTGCCGCGAGACGTAAGCATCCCGAAAGAACTCGGCGCACTGCGCCAGGGCCTGCTCGACGCGGCCATGCGCGTCCTCCGCGAACAGGGCGCCCTCCACCTCACCCTCCGCCGCGTCGCGGACGTCGCGGGCACCTCCACCATGGGCATCTACACCTGCTTCGGCGGCCGCGCCGGCCTCTTGGAAGCGATCTACGAGTACGGCTTCAGCATCCTTCACGACGCCATGACCACGTCACTGAACGGCCACACCGACCCGCTCGCCCGGATCATGGCGGTGGCGCGCGGCTACCGGGAGTTCGCGCTGGCGGATCCCGCTCTCTACGCGCTGATGTTCGAGCGCCCGCTCCCCGACTTCGACCCGTCACCCCAGCGCCGGAACGACGCTCTCGGCCTCACCTTCGACCTCCTCACCCAGGCCACCTCGGCCGCAGCCCAGACCGGGCTCATCCAGTCGAACGACCCGGTGCGCGCGGCGTACCTGGTGTGGACCACGATCCACGGCATCGTCAGCATCGAGCTGACCTGCTCACTCCGAAGCCCACTTCCGGGCTGGTTCCTGAACTCGCGCGAGGAAGGCGAACGCGTACTCACCGACGGCGTCCACGCCCTCCTCGCGGGCCTCACCTGA